The proteins below are encoded in one region of Triticum aestivum cultivar Chinese Spring chromosome 1B, IWGSC CS RefSeq v2.1, whole genome shotgun sequence:
- the LOC123085986 gene encoding uncharacterized protein: MPPPPTTMTSATAPSLPYELLEEVFLRLPPEEPALLARASFASKFWLGLLSGPRFRRRYGEFHGAPPVLGFLCCRPCSIFPDEQEEPVASFVSTTKFAERAPDDDDRGYTPWDCRHGRVLLGNRYKHDMGLIVWNPITGRRTKLKSPARHWVAAVLCAVSGCDHRACHEGPFRVVFVGLDRSDHDDDDHDDDDCVAGDGRVERAVPWSSSYG; the protein is encoded by the coding sequence atgccgccgccgccgacgacgatgACATCGGCGACGGCACCGTCTCTGCCGTACGAGCTCCTCGAGGAGGtcttcctccgcctcccgccggaggagcccgcgctcCTCGCGCGCGCCTCCTTCGCCAGCAAGTTCTGGCTCGGCCTCCTCTCCGGCCCTCGCTTCCGCCGTCGCTACGGCGAGTTCCATGGAGCGCCCCCCGTGCTGGGGTTCCTTTGTTGCCGGCCTTGTTCCATCTTCCCGGACGAGCAGGAGGAACCCGTGGCAAGCTTCGTCTCCACCACGAAATTCGCCGAGCGCGCTCCCGACGACGACGACCGTGGGTACACTCCGTGGGACTGCCGCCATGGCCGCGTTCTCCTGGGGAATCGTTATAAACATGATATGGGGCTCATCGTTTGGAACCCAATTACTGGCCGCCGGACGAAGCTGAAATCGCCCGCACGCCATTGGGTGGCCGCGGTGCTCTGCGCTGTGAGCGGCTGTGACCACCGCGCTTGCCATGAGGGCCCCTTCCGGGTGGTCTTCGTCGGCCTGGACAGGAGCGATCATgatgacgatgatcatgatgaCGATGATTGTGTCGCCGGAGACGGCCGAGTGGAGCGAGCAGTGCCCTGGTCTTCATCTTACGGCTGA
- the LOC123105763 gene encoding uncharacterized protein — protein MRGDRSAMRVTRGMHLEAKIFIDAAGEVYAWRAGEVIWGNGHSYVLRWFDGGPDSERIRRTDVRPLPDPSVKLPADLAAGDSVEVLHSNLWKRAKVVGAAGHGQFEVKIAGSTEVLAADLSVLRPRMAYEGGEKGWVVIQKGEKIPVESAQPWRPVAGKNIKSKANINGGGKFAAHATNLNLGKTKRSNYAVDADIVRDVKRFQGNVFLAKREPAARYHDNNIEVMDEHPSHYLKKREQETSNHDKPNNEEIDVVGGGTDSDSDDDSNSSKSDPSSSSDGDSSSSGGSNSNSNGGARAVPPTAEHCQENQEVQSPPSCKEEEQDSEERTESRGSAGMRHRPAADEEEEQNEQVEEHDHRVHGLELEAYVSVMKAFYFTGPLTWAKEELLSDLRLQLHVSSDEHLQAIWRLKGKK, from the exons ATGAGAGGGGATCGATCGGCCATGAGGGTCACCCGAGGTATGCACCTGGAGGCGAAGATCTTCATCGACGCGGCGGGTGAGGTGTACGCGTGGCGTGCCGGCGAGGTGATCTGGGGCAACGGACACTCGTACGTGCTGCGGTGGTTCGATGGCGGCCCAGACTCCGAGCGCATCCGGAGGACGGACGTCCGGCCGCTTCCGGATCCATCCGTCAAGCTGCCGGCGGACcttgccgccggcgactccgttgAGGTGTTGCACAGCAACCTGTGGAAGCGCGCCAAGGTCGTGGGCGCCGCCGGCCACGGTCAGTTCGAGGTCAAGATCGCCGGCTCGACCGAGGTCCTTGCGGCGGACCTGAGCGTGCTACGCCCCCGTATGGCATACGAGGGAGGGGAGAAAGGCTGGGTTGTCATTCAGAAG GGTGAGAAAATCCCCGTCGAGAGCGCCCAGCCATGGCGCCCCGTCGCCGGCAAGAACATCAAAAGCAAAGCCAATATCAATGGAGGCGGCAAGTTCGCCGCGCATGCCACCAATCTCAATCTGGGCAAGACAAAGAGGAGCAACTACGCGGTGGACGCCGACATAGTCAGGGACGTCAAGAGATTTCAGGGCAACGTCTTCTTGGCCAAGAGAGAGCCCGCAGCAAGGTACCATGACAACAACATAGAGGTGATGGATGAACACCCAAGCCATTACCTCAAGAAACGGGAGCAGGAGACTAGCAATCATGATAAACCCAACAATGAAGAAATTGACGTGGTCGGAGGAGGAacggacagcgacagcgacgacgattcCAACAGTAGCAAGTCTGATCCGTCGTCGTCGTCGGACGGAGACAGCAGCAGCAGTGGGGgaagcaacagcaacagcaacggCGGCGCTCGTGCAGTTCCCCCGACCGCCGAGCATTGCCAAGAAAATCAAGAAGTGCAGTCGCCGCCGAGCTGCAAGGAAGAGGAGCAAGATTCCGAGGAGAGGACCGAGTCCCGTGGCAGCGCGGGAATGCGCCACCGCCCGGCGGCGGACGAGGAAGAGGAGCAGAATGAGCAAGTGGAGGAGCATGATCACCGCGTCCATGGCCTGGAGCTGGAGGCCTACGTGAGCGTCATGAAGGCCTTCTACTTCACGGGGCCGCTGACCTGGGCCAAGGAGGAGCTGCTGTCCGACCTCCGCCTGcagctccacgtctccagcgaCGAGCACCTGCAGGCGATTTGGCGTCTCAAGGGGAAGAAGTAA